The proteins below are encoded in one region of Alistipes communis:
- a CDS encoding alpha/beta hydrolase → MKKLFLTCFCCASAVLGARAQDEHIVIWDNASAPTSSGLFGPTVIEKEVFVANNNVAELFVYKAEEPSGRAVVVCPGGGYHNLAIGYEGHDMARWLADHGTTAAVLKYRMPNGHCEVPRNDAEQALRIMREHAAEWGYDASRVGIVGSSAGGHLAASTGTISDEKPAFMILFYPVITAEEGKLHKNSFKYLLGKDYSSEEARNYSLEKRVSALTPPTLLLLSDDDRIVPPVNSLLFYEALKRNGVKASIHVFPTGDHGWGIKPEFKYIEQWQRYALDWLEQF, encoded by the coding sequence ATGAAAAAACTGTTTCTAACTTGTTTCTGCTGCGCTTCCGCCGTGCTGGGAGCCCGTGCGCAGGATGAACACATCGTCATCTGGGACAATGCCTCCGCCCCGACGTCGAGCGGCCTGTTCGGGCCGACCGTCATCGAAAAGGAGGTCTTCGTGGCGAACAACAATGTCGCCGAGCTTTTCGTCTACAAGGCCGAGGAGCCGAGCGGCCGTGCCGTCGTGGTCTGTCCGGGCGGCGGTTATCACAACCTGGCTATCGGCTACGAGGGGCACGACATGGCGCGCTGGCTGGCCGACCACGGTACGACGGCCGCCGTGCTGAAATACCGTATGCCCAACGGTCACTGCGAAGTGCCGCGCAACGACGCCGAGCAGGCGTTGCGCATCATGCGCGAACACGCCGCCGAGTGGGGATACGACGCGTCGCGCGTGGGGATCGTCGGTTCGTCGGCGGGAGGTCATCTGGCGGCCAGCACCGGAACGATCTCGGACGAGAAACCCGCTTTCATGATCCTTTTCTATCCGGTCATTACGGCCGAAGAGGGCAAGTTGCACAAGAATTCGTTCAAATACCTGTTGGGCAAGGACTATTCGTCCGAGGAGGCGCGCAACTATTCGCTCGAAAAGCGGGTCTCGGCGCTGACGCCCCCGACGCTGCTGCTGCTGAGCGACGACGACCGGATCGTTCCGCCGGTCAACAGCCTGCTCTTCTACGAGGCACTCAAACGCAACGGCGTGAAGGCCTCGATCCACGTCTTCCCCACGGGAGACCACGGCTGGGGCATCAAGCCCGAATTCAAATATATCGAGCAGTGGCAACGCTACGCGCTCGACTGGCTGGAACAATTCTGA